From one Musa acuminata AAA Group cultivar baxijiao chromosome BXJ2-6, Cavendish_Baxijiao_AAA, whole genome shotgun sequence genomic stretch:
- the LOC135614890 gene encoding probable pectin methylesterase CGR2 isoform X2 gives MASRRAINPSRRVSDSGSIPLVSSLNQKSRNSPLLAVGLVVLGAFFLIGYSLGGSGGFAGNKEAINIVQGVSCTSDVLQAIPILKKAYNDGMRKVLYVGPDSCAVVSKLLKEEDTEAWGVEPYDLEDADNSCKSLVRKGFVRVSDIKFPLPYRPNSFSLVVVSDSLDYLSPKYLNKTLPDLSRVSTDGLVIFAAHDFCRLSRSPESEGFGAGKIWKAGQIKEFILVETIFSSERLRRE, from the exons ATGGCGTCAAGGCGAGCAATTAATCCATCTCGACGCGTGTCAGATAGCGGAAGCATTCCGCTGGTCAGCTCACTCAATCAAAAGTCGCGTAATTCGCCTCTATTAGCTGTTGGATTGGTTGTCTTG GGTGCTTTTTTCCTCATTGGTTATTCACTTGGAGGTTCAG GTGGATTTGCTGGTAACAAGGAAGCTATAAATATTGTTCAAG GTGTTTCCTGCACATCAGATGTTCTACAAGCTATACCTATTCTAAAGAAAGCTTACAATGATGGTATGCGGAAGGTGTTGTATGTAGGTCCTGACTCCTGTGCGGTTGTTTCTAAATTGTTGAAAGAAGAAGATACTGAAGCCTGGGGTGTTGAACCATATGATCTGGAAGATGCCGATAATAGTTGCAAGAGCCTTGTACGCAAAGGCTTTGTGCGCGTATCTGATATCAAGTTTCCTCTACCATACAGGCCAAATTCATtttcccttgttgttgtctcagaTTCATTGGATTACTTATCTCCAAAGTACCTGAACAAGACCCTCCCAGACCTTTCAAGGGTATCAACGGATGGTCTTGTTATATTTGctg CTCATGATTTTTGTAGGTTATCCAGGTCACCAGAGAGCGAAGGTTTCGGAGCTGGCAAAATTTGGAAGGCCG GCCAAATTAAGGAGTTCATCCTGGTGGAGACGATATTTTCTTCAGAACGGCTTAGAAGAGAATGA
- the LOC135614890 gene encoding probable pectin methylesterase CGR2 isoform X1 — protein MASRRAINPSRRVSDSGSIPLVSSLNQKSRNSPLLAVGLVVLGAFFLIGYSLGGSGGFAGNKEAINIVQGVSCTSDVLQAIPILKKAYNDGMRKVLYVGPDSCAVVSKLLKEEDTEAWGVEPYDLEDADNSCKSLVRKGFVRVSDIKFPLPYRPNSFSLVVVSDSLDYLSPKYLNKTLPDLSRVSTDGLVIFAGYPGHQRAKVSELAKFGRPAKLRSSSWWRRYFLQNGLEENETVVKKYEQASSKSSYKPRCQNFHVNS, from the exons ATGGCGTCAAGGCGAGCAATTAATCCATCTCGACGCGTGTCAGATAGCGGAAGCATTCCGCTGGTCAGCTCACTCAATCAAAAGTCGCGTAATTCGCCTCTATTAGCTGTTGGATTGGTTGTCTTG GGTGCTTTTTTCCTCATTGGTTATTCACTTGGAGGTTCAG GTGGATTTGCTGGTAACAAGGAAGCTATAAATATTGTTCAAG GTGTTTCCTGCACATCAGATGTTCTACAAGCTATACCTATTCTAAAGAAAGCTTACAATGATGGTATGCGGAAGGTGTTGTATGTAGGTCCTGACTCCTGTGCGGTTGTTTCTAAATTGTTGAAAGAAGAAGATACTGAAGCCTGGGGTGTTGAACCATATGATCTGGAAGATGCCGATAATAGTTGCAAGAGCCTTGTACGCAAAGGCTTTGTGCGCGTATCTGATATCAAGTTTCCTCTACCATACAGGCCAAATTCATtttcccttgttgttgtctcagaTTCATTGGATTACTTATCTCCAAAGTACCTGAACAAGACCCTCCCAGACCTTTCAAGGGTATCAACGGATGGTCTTGTTATATTTGctg GTTATCCAGGTCACCAGAGAGCGAAGGTTTCGGAGCTGGCAAAATTTGGAAGGCCG GCCAAATTAAGGAGTTCATCCTGGTGGAGACGATATTTTCTTCAGAACGGCTTAGAAGAGAATGAAACTGTTGTAAAGAAATATGAGCAAGCTTCAAGCAAAAGTTCTTACAAACCACGCTGCCAAAATTTTCATGTCAACTCGTAG